A stretch of the Streptomyces sp. NBC_01428 genome encodes the following:
- a CDS encoding MerR family transcriptional regulator — MTSGQPLPRAAEPTLTIAQVVERTGLSHDTLRYYEKAGLIERVGRTTGNQRRYAAADLAWLEFLIRLRGTGMSIADMQTFAELRSRGDGSVPDRLAMLREHRADLADRMRALRRNAAALDDKIRHYERLLDGPGSDDLS; from the coding sequence ATGACCAGCGGACAGCCCCTCCCGCGAGCGGCGGAACCCACTCTCACGATCGCCCAGGTCGTCGAGCGCACCGGCCTCTCGCACGACACGCTGCGGTACTACGAGAAGGCCGGCCTCATCGAACGGGTCGGCCGGACCACCGGCAACCAGCGGCGCTACGCGGCGGCGGACCTCGCCTGGCTGGAGTTCCTGATCCGGCTGCGCGGGACGGGCATGTCGATCGCGGACATGCAGACGTTCGCCGAGCTGCGCTCGCGGGGGGACGGCTCGGTCCCCGACCGGCTGGCGATGCTCCGCGAGCATCGCGCCGACCTCGCGGACCGGATGCGCGCCCTGCGCCGGAACGCGGCCGCGCTCGACGACAAGATCCGCCACTACGAACGGCTCCTCGACGGGCCGGGATC